In the genome of Granulibacter bethesdensis CGDNIH1, one region contains:
- a CDS encoding IS110 family transposase, translating into MNEYIGLDVSLKETAVSIRRGGKRVWRGKCPSDPKTIAALIRERAPATRRVVFETGPLSVWFFHALSAEGLPAICIDARHAKAALDMAANKTDANDADGLAHLAEVGFYKVVRVKSFDSMLTRTLVAARTRLVRIGTELSNQIRGLMKTFGLVVPLVTGGKFERQVEALLADHADLGRIIRPLMEAWRAVRLRTAELSRTLLADARHSDACQLLMSIPGVGVVTATSFIAAIEEPDNFRRSRSVGAWVGLTTRRYQSGEVDYDGHISRRGDSHLRGLLYEAATSLLTRSRAQSDLRTWGLKLRERLGFKRAAVAVARKLAVIMHTMLTTGEPFRSTPATI; encoded by the coding sequence ATGAACGAGTATATCGGGCTCGACGTTTCGCTGAAAGAGACCGCGGTATCCATTCGCCGGGGAGGCAAGCGGGTTTGGCGCGGCAAGTGTCCGTCGGATCCGAAGACGATTGCGGCGCTGATCCGCGAACGTGCGCCTGCCACCAGGCGGGTGGTGTTCGAGACCGGACCACTGTCCGTCTGGTTCTTCCATGCGCTCAGCGCGGAAGGGCTGCCAGCGATCTGCATCGATGCGCGCCATGCCAAGGCCGCGCTCGACATGGCGGCGAACAAGACCGACGCCAACGACGCCGATGGCCTGGCCCATCTTGCCGAGGTCGGGTTCTACAAGGTGGTTCGCGTCAAGAGCTTCGACAGCATGCTGACGCGCACGCTGGTGGCGGCGCGGACCCGTCTGGTGCGGATCGGGACGGAGTTGTCGAACCAGATCCGGGGCCTGATGAAGACGTTCGGCCTCGTCGTGCCGCTGGTCACCGGCGGCAAGTTCGAGCGCCAGGTCGAAGCGCTGCTGGCCGACCATGCCGATCTCGGCCGGATCATCCGCCCGTTGATGGAAGCCTGGCGTGCCGTTCGCCTGCGCACCGCGGAGTTGAGCCGCACGCTGCTGGCGGACGCCCGGCACAGCGATGCCTGCCAACTCCTCATGTCCATCCCCGGCGTCGGTGTCGTGACCGCCACCTCATTCATTGCCGCGATCGAGGAACCGGACAACTTCAGGCGGTCTCGATCCGTCGGTGCCTGGGTCGGACTGACGACCCGGCGCTACCAGTCCGGCGAGGTCGACTATGACGGGCATATCTCCCGGCGGGGCGACAGCCACCTACGGGGGTTGCTCTACGAGGCCGCTACATCGCTGCTCACCCGCAGCCGGGCACAATCCGATCTGCGCACATGGGGTCTGAAGCTGCGAGAGCGGCTCGGCTTCAAGCGCGCCGCGGTGGCCGTCGCCCGCAAGCTCGCCGTCATCATGCACACCATGCTGACCACCGGCGAACCGTTCCGGAGCACGCCTGCCACCATTTGA
- a CDS encoding zinc-binding alcohol dehydrogenase family protein codes for MTTENNAAWQRKPGEPLAIGSAEVPAIGAGEILVRNEAVGINPLDYLLQDMAMLPWLDYPAIVGSDVAGTVVAVGEGVDRFAVGDRVLGQAVGTTVNQPAQGAFQQHTVVLAHMAAPIPDDLHATKAAVLPLGIGTAAVGLYQADQLGLRHPTLEPQASGEVVLIWGASSSVGCNAVQLATASGYEVIATASPRNADLVRRLGATRVIDHRAADAVEQVVAALAGKTLAGAFHATGNLASTFAVVSRADGRRFVTATLPPQIEVPEGVEVNAIFCTSLRDNEVGPMIYRDFLPSALASGRYVAAPEPRIVGRELEAFQPAIEAQRDGISGYKLVVDLA; via the coding sequence CAGGCGAAATCCTGGTGCGCAACGAGGCCGTAGGCATCAATCCGCTCGACTATCTGCTCCAGGACATGGCCATGCTGCCGTGGCTCGACTACCCCGCGATCGTCGGTAGCGACGTCGCCGGTACGGTGGTGGCGGTCGGCGAAGGCGTCGACCGCTTCGCGGTCGGCGACCGGGTGTTGGGCCAGGCGGTCGGCACCACGGTCAACCAGCCGGCGCAGGGCGCCTTCCAGCAGCACACGGTGGTGCTGGCACATATGGCCGCGCCGATCCCCGACGACCTCCACGCGACCAAAGCTGCGGTTCTGCCGCTCGGCATCGGCACCGCGGCAGTCGGCCTCTACCAGGCGGATCAGCTCGGCCTCCGCCACCCCACGCTCGAGCCACAGGCCAGCGGTGAGGTCGTGCTGATCTGGGGAGCGTCGTCGAGCGTCGGCTGCAATGCGGTGCAACTCGCGACCGCTTCCGGTTATGAGGTGATCGCGACCGCGTCGCCGCGCAATGCAGACCTCGTTCGCCGGCTCGGGGCGACACGGGTGATCGATCACAGGGCGGCCGATGCCGTGGAGCAGGTCGTGGCCGCGCTTGCGGGCAAGACGCTGGCGGGCGCGTTCCACGCCACCGGCAACCTTGCCAGCACGTTCGCGGTCGTCAGCCGCGCCGACGGACGCCGCTTCGTCACCGCCACGCTTCCACCGCAGATCGAGGTGCCCGAGGGCGTGGAGGTCAACGCGATCTTCTGCACCAGCCTGCGCGATAACGAGGTCGGCCCGATGATCTACCGAGATTTCCTGCCATCGGCGCTGGCCTCCGGCAGATATGTTGCGGCACCTGAGCCCCGCATCGTCGGGCGCGAATTAGAGGCGTTCCAGCCGGCGATCGAGGCCCAGCGCGACGGCATTTCCGGCTATAAGCTGGTCGTGGACCTCGCCTGA
- a CDS encoding IS5 family transposase (programmed frameshift), whose amino-acid sequence MLSDEQWADLEPLIEVCRPHAKVPSPHMRRTIDAILLRHQNGAKWRSLPAEFGPWWMAAQTFIRWARLGVWEKLLALVQERGVRLGMVFLDDTNVRAHQKAAGASPKGGSASGRDGREALGRSRGGYGTKACVMADGAGRAIAFRLAPGQAHELPNAAPLLDRLPGMPKWVVADRGYTSHAFRQHIWDMGARPAIPPLRHEATVACPDWIYNNRNRVERLWARLKEWRAVATRYEKTAVSFLGVLCLAAALDWIKR is encoded by the exons ATGCTGAGCGACGAGCAATGGGCTGACTTGGAACCGCTGATCGAGGTGTGCCGCCCGCATGCCAAGGTGCCGAGCCCGCACATGCGGCGGACGATCGACGCGATCCTGTTGCGTCATCAGAACGGGGCGAAGTGGCGGTCTCTGCCGGCGGAGTTCGGCCCGTGGTGGATGGCGGCTCAGACCTTCATCCGCTGGGCGCGACTCGGCGTTTGGGAGAAGCTTCTAGCTCTGGTTCAAGAACGCGGCGTCAGGCTGGGCATGGTGTTCCTGGACGACACCAACGTCCGAGCGCATCAGAAGGCAGCCGGTGCCAGCC CGAAAGGGGGATCTGCATCGGGCCGAGACGGCCGTGAAGCGCTTGGCCGATCTCGTGGCGGCTATGGCACCAAGGCCTGCGTGATGGCCGACGGTGCAGGGCGCGCCATCGCCTTCCGCCTCGCACCTGGCCAGGCCCATGAACTGCCGAACGCCGCCCCGCTCCTCGACCGCCTGCCGGGCATGCCCAAATGGGTCGTGGCCGACCGCGGCTACACCAGCCATGCCTTCCGCCAGCACATCTGGGACATGGGCGCTCGTCCTGCGATCCCGCCGCTTCGCCACGAGGCGACCGTCGCCTGCCCGGACTGGATCTACAACAACCGCAACAGGGTCGAGCGCCTTTGGGCTCGGCTGAAGGAATGGCGCGCCGTTGCCACCCGCTACGAGAAAACCGCCGTCAGTTTCCTCGGCGTCCTCTGCCTTGCCGCAGCGCTCGATTGGATCAAGCGCTAA
- the mqo gene encoding malate dehydrogenase (quinone): MTSSANLRPDIVLIGAGIMGATFGTLLKELNPSYSMMMFERLSDCGQESSQSWNNAGTGHAANCELNYTPQRPDGTVEITQALRVNTEFDLSRQLWSYLVTKGAIPDPQSFIHPCPHMSMVWGAENVAFLKARFQAMSAHHCYHGMEYTEDGAQIEKWAPLTMEGRDPAEPVAATRIITGTDVDYGSLTHLLVAHLKAQPDFDLHYNTEVEGLDREPDGRWRVTFKDVNSGERHSVSAGFVFIGAGGASIDLLQKSNIPEGKGYGGFPVSGIWLRCDVDAVTQRHHAKVYGKASSGSPPMSVPHLDTRVIDGKTSLLFGPYAGFSTKFLKHGSLTDLFGSITLHNIGPLLDVGRHNIELTEYLIAQVLQTHHHQFEMLKAFFPNAKRADWKEAVAGQRVQVIKPYPDGGGFLEFGTEIVPAADHSLVALLGASPGASTAAAIALEVLEACFADRLTDDAWLPALKRIIPTYGIDLREDAEACRASRAATASVLNIDNI; this comes from the coding sequence ATGACCAGCTCTGCCAATTTACGTCCTGATATTGTCCTGATCGGCGCCGGTATCATGGGTGCAACCTTCGGCACCCTGCTGAAGGAACTCAACCCGTCCTACAGCATGATGATGTTCGAGCGCCTCAGTGATTGCGGGCAGGAAAGCTCGCAATCATGGAACAATGCAGGTACGGGGCATGCGGCCAATTGCGAGCTGAATTATACGCCTCAGCGCCCTGACGGTACGGTGGAAATTACCCAGGCTCTCAGGGTCAATACAGAGTTCGATCTGTCGCGCCAGCTTTGGTCCTATCTGGTGACGAAGGGAGCCATTCCTGATCCCCAGTCCTTTATCCATCCGTGCCCGCATATGAGCATGGTGTGGGGCGCTGAAAACGTCGCTTTTCTCAAGGCGCGTTTTCAGGCGATGTCCGCCCACCATTGCTATCATGGCATGGAGTATACGGAGGATGGGGCACAGATCGAAAAATGGGCTCCCTTGACCATGGAGGGGCGTGATCCCGCCGAGCCTGTTGCGGCAACGCGTATTATTACCGGCACCGATGTGGATTACGGCTCCCTGACTCATCTGCTTGTTGCTCATCTCAAGGCGCAGCCTGACTTCGACCTTCATTATAATACCGAGGTAGAGGGACTGGATCGGGAGCCGGATGGGCGCTGGCGTGTCACCTTCAAGGATGTCAATAGCGGGGAACGTCATTCTGTTTCCGCCGGCTTCGTCTTTATCGGTGCTGGCGGGGCTTCGATCGATCTGCTGCAAAAGTCGAATATTCCCGAAGGAAAGGGATATGGAGGCTTCCCGGTCAGCGGTATCTGGCTGCGTTGCGATGTGGATGCGGTCACACAGCGTCATCATGCCAAAGTGTATGGCAAGGCTTCCAGTGGTTCCCCGCCTATGTCGGTGCCGCATCTGGATACGCGCGTGATCGACGGCAAGACGTCTTTGCTGTTCGGGCCTTATGCGGGTTTCTCTACAAAGTTCCTGAAGCATGGATCGCTGACCGATCTGTTTGGCTCGATTACCCTTCATAATATCGGACCTTTGCTCGATGTTGGTCGACATAACATAGAGCTCACTGAGTATTTGATTGCGCAGGTTCTGCAGACGCATCATCATCAGTTTGAAATGCTCAAGGCCTTCTTCCCGAATGCGAAACGGGCGGACTGGAAAGAGGCCGTCGCCGGACAGCGTGTGCAGGTGATCAAGCCTTATCCGGATGGCGGTGGCTTTCTGGAGTTCGGCACCGAAATCGTGCCTGCGGCGGATCATTCACTGGTGGCTCTGCTGGGAGCATCCCCAGGCGCCTCCACGGCGGCGGCTATTGCGCTGGAGGTGCTGGAAGCCTGCTTTGCGGACCGCCTGACCGATGATGCGTGGCTACCGGCCCTCAAGCGGATTATTCCGACCTACGGGATCGACCTGCGTGAGGATGCTGAAGCCTGTCGTGCCAGCCGGGCTGCAACGGCTTCTGTTCTGAATATCGATAACATCTGA